Below is a genomic region from Jiangella gansuensis DSM 44835.
ATGCGCAGCTTCGCCGTCCGGAGGTCGACGATCTCGAGGCCTGCCGCCTCGGCCGCAGCCGCCTCGTCATCGGGATGCCGCCCTCGGCGTGCTTCGGGCTGCGGGCCGAGGAAGAACTCAATCAGTTCGAACACGCTCGCCGGGCCGACGTGCTGGGCGAAGTACGTGCCACCAGGGCGTAGCACGCGGGCGATCTCGTCCCACCAGATCGTCGCCGGGTGCCTGCTGGTGACCAGGTCGAATGCTTCGTTCCCGAACGGCAGTGGCGGTTCGTCCGGGTCAGCGATCACGACCACCCCGCGCGGATGGAGCAGCCGGGTCGCGTGGGCCACGTTCGGCGGCCACGATTCCGTCGCCACCGCCGTCGGCGGGAACGTCGCCGCTTCGGCCAGCACCTCCCCGCCACCGGTTTGAATGTCCAGCGACGCGGAGGCTGTGCCCAGCCGGGTAGCGAGCTGGCGGGCGTAGCCCCACGGCGGGCGTTCCTCGGTCGCCCGGCCCTCCAGCCAGGAGAAGTCCCACCCGGACACGTCCGCGGAAGACCCTGCCTCGATCAGCTCGTCGAACCCGCCGGTCATCCTCAGCTTCTCCCATGGCCCCGTCGTCGTGGGTCACCACGATAGTAGATCCGGGACAGGCGCCGACGGCGGCGGGTTGGTGCGCGAAAAGGGCTGCCGGCAGCTCGTGGAGAGTTGCCGGCAGCCCTCGTCGGGGGCCTCTCAGCCCTGATTCGCCGTTGCTGTGCGTGCCACGTCGACGATCAGTCGCGTGTCACGGTGAGCTCGAGGCTGCTGGTGATGCCACCCGTGGTCACCGAGATCGTCGTAGTGCCTGCCCGGACGGCGGTGACCTCACCCGTCACCGGGTCGATCGTGGCGACCTGCTCGTCCGAACTCGCCCAGACGTGCGACATCGGGTCGGCCACCGGCATCGTGGGTGGATTGCTGATGTCGCTACCGCCGGTGTTCACCGCCGTGGCGGTGAACTGCTTCGTCTCGCCGGCCACGAGAGTGTCGCTGCGTGGCGAGGCTGCATCGTCACCTGCGCTGCCCTGATCGATGGTCACCGACTGGAGCATCGGCTCGACGGTGTACTGAACCGTCCCGTCCTCGTTGACGTGGAAGAGCGCGAAGTGGAAGAAGCCACCTTGGTCGGGGGCCACGTACGGCTGGGTACCGATGTCGGCGATCGTGAACTGGGGGATGCCCGTCGTCGCATCGGCTGGGTTGCCCTGCGGATCGGTGAGCTGGTTGGCGAACCCGCGCGAATGGCCGTACATCACGACCACGTGCTTCTCCGGATGCGCCAGGCGGTAGTTCTGGATGATCTGGAGGAACTGCTCGGCCTCCCAGCGGCTCGTGAACTGGTTCGTCTTGCTCGGCGCGTGGTCGTAGGCCGGCCAGTGCAGGCCGACGAACACGACCGGCGTGTCCGCCTCGTCCAACTGTTCCACGAGCCATGGGTACTGCGGCTCGGCCGGCACCTGGAAGGGGTCCGAGTTCACGATCGAGCCGCTGGAGTTGTCCAGGCCGATGAACGTCGCATCTCCCTGCTCGAACGAGAAGTGCGTGTCCTGGCCGAAGACGTCGAAGAAGTTCCCGTTCTGCGGGTACGCGCCCTGACTGATCTCGTGATTGCCGACGACGTCGTACAAGGGCACGTCGAACTGTTCCCAGACGGCCTTCGCGAACGCGAGGTCCTCCGGCAGACCGGTGTCGGAGATGTCGCCGAGACTCACCGCCACCTCGGGGCGGGCCTCGTCCGGCAGCGGCGCGACCGTCTGGCCGGACGCGGTCTGGTAGGCCTCGCCCTGCGTCCGCCTGACCATGTCGCGGACGTTGATCGCGCTCGCCGAGGTCGGGTTCGACGCCACGAGGTGGCCGTCGTCACCGAGGACGAACGTCTGACCGCCGGGCTTGAACTCGGAGGCGTCCTGCACGTATTCCAGCCAGGACGGGTTGTTCGGGTTGATCGGCTCGTACGGCGTCTCCTGGGTCGGAGTGCCGACGTCGTAGCTCACGTCCATCCCGGCGAAGGTGAACGTGCCCTGGTCGGCGCCGGTCGCGAACTGGCCGACCAGGCTGATGTCCTGGATCGTGAGCGGGTAGGACGTGAACACACCGCGGTTGATGCTCTTGCTCATCGTGTTCCAGCGGTTGTAGTCGTCCGGCGACAGCGCGGTCCACAGGCCGAGGAGGTTCCCTTCCGCGTCCGAGACGTTGAGGACGATCCACGACTGCTGGGGAGTAGGACTGTCGATCTTGAACGTGAAGTACGCGTCCTGCGGCTTCTGCCCGAGTTCGTTCAAGTGGACCTGGACGCCCGCGCCGTTGTTGGGGCCGAGCCGCACCCGGTGCTGGTTGAGATCGTTCGGGAACGTGTATTCGACCTGCAACGACCGCTCCTGGTCGGACCCCGGCGGTACGTCGGTGGTCTCGGCGAGGCGGTCGGCGGGCACCGTGGTGGCACCGCCCTCGGCCCGCAACTGCCAGTCGGCGGCACTGTCGGCGGTGATGAGCGGCTCGATCACGGACCCGACGCTCAGTGTCGCTGTCGCTGTGCGCCCGCCGGCGGACGCGCTGACGGTGACCTCGCCGTTGCCGGAAGCGGCCGCGGTGAATACGCCGGTGGCCGGGTCGATCGTGCCCAGATCGCTGCGATCGAGCTGCCAGTCCACCGAGTCCGGCTCAACGGTGGCCGCCGGACCCGTGCGGCTCGTGCCCCGCACGGTGAACTGCTGCGTACCGCCGTTGGGCAGTCCCTGCTGGGCCGGCGAGATGCTCAACTCGTCGAACACCGCCGACACCCTCACCTGCAGCGGCTCGACGACGCGGCCCGACCGGACGATCAAGACACCCGAACCGGACGAGCCGCCGGTGAACCTGCCGTTCTCCCAGGTGCCCAGCCTGCTGGGCTGGACCGTCACCTGGACGTCGTCGGAGCTGGGATTGCCCGCGGAATCGGTCGCGAAGGCGTCGACCTGCGAGACGACGCCGGTGGCTGTGGACAGCGACTCGCCGCCGTTGACCGAAATGCTCGTCGCGGGCCCGGGCTCGGTCGCCGTCGAATAGACGAACAGACCGTTCGCGACGGGTCGTTCGGCCAGGTCCGAGGGCGTGTTCACCACGGAGGCCTCGGTGTCGCCCGGCCGCCGGACCACCATGTCGGTCGACCCGCCGCCGTCGAGCAGGACCGCATCGGTCACCCCGAGCGAGCGCATGTACGAGGCCACCTGCTCCCACCCGACGCCCAACGCGACGTCGGCCGTCTTCTGACCGTCGAACGCCGCCATGACGAGCTCGCCGTCGGCGGTGCTGCCGACCACCGACTCCGGGTGCAGGCCGCTGGGCATCTGGTTGATCGGGTCGTCGAACACCGCGCCGTCCTTGAGGATGCGACCCGGGCCCTGGATCAGCTGCGCGATGTCGTTGTTCGGGCTGATCTGCTGTGTCGTGGTCAGGACCGTCCCGACTTCGACGTTCTCCTGGATCCACCGGCCGCCCGCGCTGCCGGCGTCGCCGCCGATGAGGCCGTAGTGCTCACCCGAGATCGAGTCGCCGACGGTCACGTCGGTGATGGTGATCGTCGCGCCGTCGTCGTCGGACGTACCCAGCGCCATCACGCGCGTCCCGCCGAACCAGGTGCTCGACACGTCGCCGAGTCGCGGCGTGACCGCCGTGATGCCGTCTCCGCTGGCGTCGTCCAGCCGGTTCACCGACGTGAGCGCGCGACTCGGCCCGCCCTCCACGGCGACCGTGCCGCTGAACTCCTGCTTCCCGTACACCACCGAGCCGTCACGGAGCACCGACACCGTGCCTTCGTGATTCGCCGTCGGGCTCTTCCAGATCTCCCCGTCGACGATCTCGCCGTGATCCGCCTGTCCGGAGGCGTTGAAATCGAAGTAACCGCCGTTGATCCCGGCGACGGCTCCCGTCCGGTTCGCCATCGACGACACCGTCTCGTTCTCCGGATCGACCACGGAATCGTTGGACACGACCGCGCCGAGACGGACGTTGTCGTCCCGGGTATCCGCGGTCACGACGTGGATCGGCACGTTGCCGTCGATCGACGCGATCGACTCGGTCTCGTACGTCACCCCGTTCGTCACCGGCTCCGGCGCGGTCGTGGTGCGCTGGGTGATAATCGACCACGAGTCGAGCTGCTGGGGATACCACGACTCACCCGGCGCGGCCTGTGCGCCCGGCGCCGCCTGGGCGCTCGGGGTCGGCGGCGTCGACAGGCCTGCGAGGACGAGGGCAAGCGTGGCGACGATGACCGCCGCCATCCCACGACGGCGAACGACACGGGCGCGTTCGTTGTGAGGTGATATGCGCGAAATGGGCATAACTGCCAGCCAACCCGCGCGCGCTGAACGCTGAATCCTCCCGGGGGCGAGCAGCGGCCATCGAGTTGATGAACGTCGGGCGCTTCGATGGGAAGCCGGATGCCTCAACGCCGACCTCCGCGCCTGGATCCACACGTGAAACGAAACCCCTGGCCGTACCTGAGGACCAAGACCGCTGATCAGATCCGGTCAGTGGCGGTGGGATCGGCTCGTTGAGGCGTTCGATTGCGATGGGTTGCCGTAGGACGCCACCCAGATGGCCACCCGAGCATGGGGCCGCGAACACCTCCTGCCGGGACAGGTGACTCAGCTCGCGCGCTGAAATCTCGTCGCTGTCCCGATCGCGACCACGGCGGCGGCACCGGCGATCGCGGTGAGCACGGTGAACATGGCCGGATAGGAGCCGAGGGTGGACGCGATGGCGCTGCCGGCCCAGGGTGCGATGGCCATGGCGACGGTGGTCGGGGCGTTGAGGATGCCGTAGAGGGTGCCGAAGCCGGCGATGCCCCAGCGGTCGCTGACCGCGGTGGACTGCAGCAGGGTGAAGGCGCCGCGGGCGATGCCGAGGATGATGCTGGCGGCGACTAGGGCTGCGGCGGGTCCGGGGAGCAGGCCGACGGCGGCGACGGTGGCCGCGACGCCGGTGAGGATGAGAACGGAGCGGAAGCGTGGGGTGGTGCGCCGCGACAGCGGCGCGTAGCCGATGCGGCCGAGCAACTGCCCGGCGCCGGAGAGGCCGAGCGCCCAGGCGGCGAGCGTCATGGACAGGCCGCGGTCGGTGAGCATCGGGATGAGGTGGATGGTCGCGGCGAACATCGCGAACGCGGTCAGCGCCGAGGCAACGGTGAGGCACACGAACGCGCGGCTGGTTGCGACGGCGTGGACGTGGCCGTTGCGCATCCGGGTGTGTGCCGCGTGGTCGGTGGCCGGCCAGTTCGCGTTCAGGCCGAAGGCGTGGCCCGGGATGGTGGTGACGGCCAGCATGACGGCGAGCGCGACGTAGGTCTGCCTCCAGGAGAGGTAGTCGAGCAGGGCGGCGGTGGCTGGGGCGAAGATGGTGCTTGACAGGCCGGCGACGAGGGTCAGGACGGTCAGTGCGCGGATCCGGGCGGGCCCGTACCAGCGGGTGAGCGCCGTGAATGCGGGCGCGTAGAGCGTTGAGGCCTGGGCGATCCCGGCGACCACCCAGGCGGCGGCGAACCAGCCGACGCTCGGTGCGGACGCGACGGCGAGAGTCGCGGCGACGCCGATGACCGACCCGAGCGTCATCACCCAGCGTGGGCCGTGCCGGTCGATGATGCGGCCGACGGCGATGCCGGCGACTGCGGCGACGAGGAGGGCGGCGGAGAACGCGGCCGTCGTCGACGACTCGGACCAGCCGGTGTCGGTGGTGAT
It encodes:
- a CDS encoding phosphodiester glycosidase family protein, whose product is MAAVIVATLALVLAGLSTPPTPSAQAAPGAQAAPGESWYPQQLDSWSIITQRTTTAPEPVTNGVTYETESIASIDGNVPIHVVTADTRDDNVRLGAVVSNDSVVDPENETVSSMANRTGAVAGINGGYFDFNASGQADHGEIVDGEIWKSPTANHEGTVSVLRDGSVVYGKQEFSGTVAVEGGPSRALTSVNRLDDASGDGITAVTPRLGDVSSTWFGGTRVMALGTSDDDGATITITDVTVGDSISGEHYGLIGGDAGSAGGRWIQENVEVGTVLTTTQQISPNNDIAQLIQGPGRILKDGAVFDDPINQMPSGLHPESVVGSTADGELVMAAFDGQKTADVALGVGWEQVASYMRSLGVTDAVLLDGGGSTDMVVRRPGDTEASVVNTPSDLAERPVANGLFVYSTATEPGPATSISVNGGESLSTATGVVSQVDAFATDSAGNPSSDDVQVTVQPSRLGTWENGRFTGGSSGSGVLIVRSGRVVEPLQVRVSAVFDELSISPAQQGLPNGGTQQFTVRGTSRTGPAATVEPDSVDWQLDRSDLGTIDPATGVFTAAASGNGEVTVSASAGGRTATATLSVGSVIEPLITADSAADWQLRAEGGATTVPADRLAETTDVPPGSDQERSLQVEYTFPNDLNQHRVRLGPNNGAGVQVHLNELGQKPQDAYFTFKIDSPTPQQSWIVLNVSDAEGNLLGLWTALSPDDYNRWNTMSKSINRGVFTSYPLTIQDISLVGQFATGADQGTFTFAGMDVSYDVGTPTQETPYEPINPNNPSWLEYVQDASEFKPGGQTFVLGDDGHLVASNPTSASAINVRDMVRRTQGEAYQTASGQTVAPLPDEARPEVAVSLGDISDTGLPEDLAFAKAVWEQFDVPLYDVVGNHEISQGAYPQNGNFFDVFGQDTHFSFEQGDATFIGLDNSSGSIVNSDPFQVPAEPQYPWLVEQLDEADTPVVFVGLHWPAYDHAPSKTNQFTSRWEAEQFLQIIQNYRLAHPEKHVVVMYGHSRGFANQLTDPQGNPADATTGIPQFTIADIGTQPYVAPDQGGFFHFALFHVNEDGTVQYTVEPMLQSVTIDQGSAGDDAASPRSDTLVAGETKQFTATAVNTGGSDISNPPTMPVADPMSHVWASSDEQVATIDPVTGEVTAVRAGTTTISVTTGGITSSLELTVTRD
- a CDS encoding class I SAM-dependent methyltransferase: MTGGFDELIEAGSSADVSGWDFSWLEGRATEERPPWGYARQLATRLGTASASLDIQTGGGEVLAEAATFPPTAVATESWPPNVAHATRLLHPRGVVVIADPDEPPLPFGNEAFDLVTSRHPATIWWDEIARVLRPGGTYFAQHVGPASVFELIEFFLGPQPEARRGRHPDDEAAAAEAAGLEIVDLRTAKLRMEIHDVAAVVYLLRKVIWWVPGFSVEKYRDRLRDLHDLIQAEGPFVAHSTRHLVEARRP
- a CDS encoding MFS transporter — protein: MRPAHPTGDQRNTQRAGPRGVLAALCLTQIIGWGVLYYSFPVALPAITTDTGWSESSTTAAFSAALLVAAVAGIAVGRIIDRHGPRWVMTLGSVIGVAATLAVASAPSVGWFAAAWVVAGIAQASTLYAPAFTALTRWYGPARIRALTVLTLVAGLSSTIFAPATAALLDYLSWRQTYVALAVMLAVTTIPGHAFGLNANWPATDHAAHTRMRNGHVHAVATSRAFVCLTVASALTAFAMFAATIHLIPMLTDRGLSMTLAAWALGLSGAGQLLGRIGYAPLSRRTTPRFRSVLILTGVAATVAAVGLLPGPAAALVAASIILGIARGAFTLLQSTAVSDRWGIAGFGTLYGILNAPTTVAMAIAPWAGSAIASTLGSYPAMFTVLTAIAGAAAVVAIGTATRFQRAS